The genomic interval AATTTGTATTTTGCGAAATTCTCTATAAAAGATTCGAAGTGTTGTTCGGCCAGTATTTCAGTCGGGGCCATATAGGCCACTTGGAGCGAGCCGTATTTGCGTAGGGGTGGGGGAGTCGTGACAATAGCGTAGGCTAGGGCCGCGGCTACTGCTGTTTTGCCGCTTCCAACATCGCCTTCGAGGAGTCGTGACATTGGGTGGCCGTTATTTAAATCTCCCATGATCGAGTCGATGGTTTTTTGTTGGGCATTAGTGAGTGGAAATGGAAATGTGTCAGTAAATTCTTTTATTTCTTTTTTACTTTTATTTATTTTGAATGCTGGTTCTACTTCTGCCAGCTTCCTTTCTCTAGCTCTATCGAGCTGGATTAGGAATATTTCTTCAAAGGCAAATCTTTTGCGCGCCGCTTCTCCGTTCTCTTTTTTCTTTGGCGCATGGATCCAGAAGAAGGCGCTGTGGAGAGAGGGTAGGTGATATCTCTCCAAAATTTCTTGAGGAATGATATCTTGTATTTTTTCAGTAATACCTGTCTTCAATATTTTCTGCACCGAGTGATATATCCAGTTCGATGTTATTCCTCTACTTTCAGAATACACGGGGGAGAGTCCATACGCTTCTGCCTCGTCACCTACTCCGAAAAGAGAATTTTCAGTGCCATCAGGTATTGAGTCAACTCTTTCTATTTTAGGATTTGAAAAGTAAAGAACTTGTGCCTCGCTCTCGCTCGTCGCCTTCGTTCGCTTTTGGCTCACTCGGCCTTCGATCCTGACTAAACTTCCTTCACCAAACATTTTGGCAATATATGGCTGGTTGAACCAAATTGTTTTTATGCTTCCCGTTCCATCTTCCACTACTGCTTCTCCGTAAGCCACTTTACTTTTCCATCCCTTCTTTGTTTCTAGTTTTGAAATCCTGCCATAAATAGTTGTTGTCTCTCCTGGTACTAGGAATTCTATGGCTTTTATTTTCGAAAGTTCTCCATAGCGTACGGGGAAATATCGCAACAAATCTCCAGCTGTTTTTAGTCGCAGTTTTGATAGAGCCTTTTTCTGTATTGGGCTCAATCTAAATATTTTCTCTAAAAAAGTGTTTTCCTCCATGGCCCTATTGTCTACTCACCGGGGCATTTTGCAAATTCGCATTTTGGCCCCTCTCTTCCTACATAGCTCCCGTCAGGGCAAAGTTTTGCTTCCATGGTACAGAAAACCATCTCATCCTCTGGGGCCTTATATTCATCGGGGGTAGGGTAAGCGACGTAAAATGCTACCCCGACGACGAAGGCGATTATAGTAAACACAATTACAAAGTTCTTGTTTAACATCCTTCGATTATAACTCTTAATAGCTATAAAAAGAAAAACGGTCAGCTTGTGGGGCTGACCGACCAACCTATGATCGGCTGGATTTTCCCTCGCGTTTGCGGGGGCTTTTTTATGTGATTGGTTGCAGTTCTTCGGGAGCCTGCATCTCCACTAGGTGGTAGTACGATCCGGTGTGGACACAGTCGTGCAGGATTGTTGATTGCTTCTCGAACGAAACCAGCGTCTCGTTGATCCACGGCACGAAAATGTCATCCACCTTGATCGCTACGGCGTTGCCCTTATCCACAATGTCGTCGAATTGGGAGATCAGCCCAGCGACCT from Candidatus Paceibacterota bacterium carries:
- the recG gene encoding ATP-dependent DNA helicase RecG; this translates as MEENTFLEKIFRLSPIQKKALSKLRLKTAGDLLRYFPVRYGELSKIKAIEFLVPGETTTIYGRISKLETKKGWKSKVAYGEAVVEDGTGSIKTIWFNQPYIAKMFGEGSLVRIEGRVSQKRTKATSESEAQVLYFSNPKIERVDSIPDGTENSLFGVGDEAEAYGLSPVYSESRGITSNWIYHSVQKILKTGITEKIQDIIPQEILERYHLPSLHSAFFWIHAPKKKENGEAARKRFAFEEIFLIQLDRARERKLAEVEPAFKINKSKKEIKEFTDTFPFPLTNAQQKTIDSIMGDLNNGHPMSRLLEGDVGSGKTAVAAALAYAIVTTPPPLRKYGSLQVAYMAPTEILAEQHFESFIENFAKYKLDIGLITGSGAKKFPSKVNNQKSTPISKNQLLKWVVEGKIPILIGTHSLIEKKVAFKNLAGIIIDEQHRFGVNQRQKLRRKTDIVPHLLSMTATPIPRTLALTIFGDLDLSVLDELPPGRKPVMTEVVLQSRRSEVYEKIRKEIKAGRQAYVICPRVNEPDPDKEMAVQAKSVTEEAKRLKEKIFPEFNIGVLHGKMKPKEKEEIMKKFKDGKMEILVATSVVEVGVNVPNSTSIIIEGAERFGLAQLHQLRGRVIRSSHQAYCYVFTESNSANTLKRLKSFVTAKNGFELAEFDLEHRGAGDLAGAKQWGVSDLAMEALKNIKMVEAARKEARELIEKDFELKKYPLLRERLRSKTEQIHME